ACAGATCTCTCAAGGACCAGCTGTACTCCTGGTTGTCAAAAGCAGCAAATACATAATTTTCTGCATTAACATACTCATATCCattatacataaatacataaagcACATGAATGTTTTTAGTGTCAGCGGAAGAGTTAAAACTTGATCCCTGTAAGGCACAGAATTCTGATTTCCAGCTTCAATTTACTGTAACTATCTAGAACAGAGTTGTTCCAAGTACTTCCATAACGACCTTTAGCTTCAGAAGGAAATGTCTGATTTTCCCCTACTGTGGTCTGAAATGATCTTGCCCAGCTAGGTTTCTTGGATTTAACAGGAAAAGTGGTGGCATCTTGCAAGCATTTTCTTGTGGATGATGATCCTTCTTGACAAGATCTGCAAATCTATACTTTTTCTCCAGTTTATACATCTGATAATTTCCCATTTTGAGCCACAAACCAGATTGGTTTAGGGGCCTCTGGGTTGcgttaaaatgcagaaaaataccATGCAATCACATTTataaaaaactttttatttcacAACAGCATTCAAAAGAGAAGACTCTAACAATTAcgatttaaagaaaaattttaaaaaattaaagtaaacaACATAGGACCTCTGCAATACTGGTGCATCATTAATGCAATATCCATagtaaaagtataaaaataaagcatcacTGAATATTTAGTTCTTCCCAACTACACAGTTCAATGCATTTTATGCTGCAGAtccatttaaagaaattttagtCTCCTGACTGTTCGTTCCACTGCAGCTGTTGGAGGACCTTGCTCTAAGTCATTTTTTGTTGCTTACACCTGAATTGCTTAATAAGTCAATTTGTAAACAGTTCAAGCAGCTATTCCAACCCTGCTGGTGCAAGCAGCTGGAGGAAGGGATGCAGGCCACAACTCCAGCTGGCATTGCAGTTGAGAAACATGCCCTGGCTTTCATACTTTGATGGCTTTGACCTGCATCAGGCCAGGGATGAAAACAAAGACTGGCAGGTGCTTTACACACAATGACATCTGACTGCTGTTAGCaccccatttaaaaaaaaaagtttccattTAGTCCAGTGACCAAAAACTTGAAAGCATTTCTCCCTCAAGAATGGACTTCAGTTCTGGATCACAGGAAGCTGCTAGAATTCCTGGGTTCACAGCACAAATTTCTAGACTGTTAATCTGGAAGCAAGCACACCATCCATTGCACCAAGAGATTAGTTGGTGATATCTGTATTTTAGACTTCATTTTGGAGACTGAAAACCTGAAATGTTGACTTTACACTTAACAACTGCATCCATTCTTAGCTGGCTACAAGATCCAAACCCAAGCACTATGAAAAGCCAGCTACTGCTGAAAAACACTGTCAAGAGACTTTACATTACCTCCCTCTACATCCTTTTCACATACAGGTACTTACTTCTCCTCCAAGAACTCTGGCCAGTAAAAAAATTGTCAAGGATCCAAATATCCAAATAGTTATGATCCAAGAAACAACCTTGAGAGATAAAGAACAATTCATTTATATGAGTAATTGTCattgtgaaaaaggaaaatgaatttcCATAATTGCTTTCACTGCAATCAAGGATTTTATTATGCAAAACTGAATTCTGAATTGTGGCAAGAACAGTGTTTAGTATCAGAGTGTAATTAACAAATGAAGTTCAGAAGTTACATTTACAGAATCACATTAATGGTAAATTTGGTATACAAAGAATGCATGTGCAATGTGGTCTGTAAGTATTGTAACAGGAGTAGGAAGTTGAGTTAAAACTACCCTAAATGTCTTCATATCCCACCTATTACAAAATATGGGCtcaaacagtttttaaaagtcAGCCCAACCAATACAAGCAGTTGGAATTCTCCTTTCACTTATAAAGATGCCACTTTATCCTCTACTCAAACTGAGAATGCTCAGAAGACATAGGACTTTACTTCTCAGTGGAAATTGATGATGATGAGAAGTTAATAAAGAGCCTCAGATTCCTGAGACCAAGTctgtcattattttttcttgcttctttcaTAGTACTGCTCTtaaactacagaaaaaatactaaaatcaTTCTCTGgcttaaaaaaatccttcaagTTAACTTAGCTGGTTTTGGTGTTGAGCCACTGGGAGGACCAGAAGGAAAGCTCTCCTTTCTGAAACAACTTTTTAGAAGGAAACAACAGTCTAAGTCCAGTCTACGTATTTCCAAACATACAATGACTgaacttaaaaaattaagtcaGTACTCAGTTCAATACTTTGCTTAATTGGAAATTCCATATTTCCAGAAGAATGAAATTGGAAAAACCAGataaaaatcacagcagcacTAAAAACAATGTAAGTGGCTTTATTCTATTTGTGAAAATAGCACATAGCCTTTTTTTACTTCCTATTTTCCTCTGCTGACTAAGAAGAGGACCAGTTTAAAGTCTTGGAGCAGAAGTGCTCATCTCTCTCCAGTTTAGAGCCCACCTTTGGGTTCATCTGGTCCAGCTGCTGTCAGTCATCCTGTTGCTGGCTGCTAGCTTGCCCTCCTTCTACATATTCAGCACTCCTGCATCCATATGGTGTACCCTCTGCTCCTAAGAAACACGAGACCCAGTGCTCCTGTACAGGAGGTGGTTCATCTGTCCCAGGGTCAAGGAATGGTCCTTGCTTTGCCAAGGAGACAGGTGAGTGGTCCACCCAGAAGTCATGAACAATAAAGTGGTTTAGTCTACTCACTTCAAGCCTCATAGAGACAAGATACTCAGAGTGAATTCTTAGTCAGCATTTGGTATGCCATATGGAAGCCAGAGGTCCCAAAGGGAATGATTTTACCCCACCATTCACAAGAATCCTTGCATAAGCTCATCCTGCTGGTTTACTTACAGCTCATTGCCATACTTGGTCACATTTATAACAACTGTAACCACACATTTAGTCATAAAGATTTCCAATGCAGGAGCACCTAGGCTTATACACAAATTGTTACTATCAATGATAacacttctttattttaatcagaacataaagaaaaaagctaACAGTGTTTATGACAATTACATATGCACAATGCCTCTGAGTAGCTATTCACCCTGGAGTTCAAAAGGAATTATGGAAAAGTCTATTGACCAGAGGAAAGTTATTTGATTGTAACTGAGCAGGGAGGGCAAAATAGCAAACATCACTAATGAAGATTAAATACACCAGATAACAGCAGCCATATAGCATGAATTAAATAAGCAGCTTTATTTGTCAGGAAATTAGAATTCATGCCATCCAAAGAAGTGCTTTTTGCTAACATTTTTTAGTAATAAAATGCAAGTTAACAAAAGGTCAcaattaaaatggaaagattCACTAATATGACTATAAACCCATTAGTATCAATCTGGTTCCTCTAGAAACCACATTGTTCCTTTGTTTTACTGTATAAAAACAAACCTGACATTTCATCATGATTAACTTACCCGTGGGCTATTTAATACATTCCTAACTGCTGTCTTTCTACACATTAACTTGAGAAACAGCACTTGAAATGCCCCACATTAGTatgtgaaaaaaagaatttctacCTACGTAAGAATGCAAATTGCTTAGCAATCACATCCCCAAATttagttcagattttttttaggCAGAAGATTTATACCTACCTTAAATTGTCCATATAATGAAATCATTGAGAAGAAGAGGACAACTGCCAGAGGACCCCAAAAGTCTGGATTGTCTCTCACTACCTGCCTATTGAACCCAAGAGATGGCATAGGCATCAACACACATCGAATTTTGTAGTAAATATCCTTCAGATCAATGTCGAGTTCTTCCCTGAAATTGTAAAGCAAGTGAGCATTACTATACAGCTCAGTaatgaaataaaactaaaaaaataagtACAGGGGCAAACAGGAGATTTATAGAGCAAGTCTCCTGTCAGCCACAAGGCTTTCCGAAGCCACAACTAGCAAAGGAACAGTTTATCCACAGTAAAGCAACACCACAACATCATGCTGCATTCAGTAACTGGTGGGACACAGATTTATTTAATTACTCAAAAACAAATTACATGACTGACAACAGCAAACATACATAGCAtaccccagccaggctggatggggctctgagctaCTGGAActggtgaaaggtgtccctgcccaagacaggggggtggaactggatgatctttaaggtcatttccaacccaaaccattctgattctGATACCCTGAGAGTCTGCATCAAGATAGGAGGGGTTTTTTGGACACACTAGGACATGTGACACATTTGTGTCATTGGAACTACAAGTCAAAGACATGCACACATAGAGAATGTCTGTGTGTTCCTATGCCAAGCAGTTTGCCATGAGCACACTtactatgaaaatattttatttcaaattctgCAAGAAAGAACACCATTACATTCACTAATCTTAAACCATTCCAAATACATCAtgtaaaactaattttttaaaagaaaatggagtTTAGTTTCCTTCAGGAACAGTAGTTTTGAACAGACCAGTTTATGCCTATTGTTCAATTTCTGGCTTGTGTCCACTATgggtaaaataaataaaagtcaCTTGAACTAGCTGCAACATGTATCAACAGATCTTGCCCTTCTCTCATTGCCTTCTCTGCTTCCTGTTACAAACTCTCTGCAAGCAGATACAAATTGGCCAGAAGACTCCTCTGCCCAGGACTCTCTctcagctgggacaggctgccctGACTGTTCTAGCCTCAGGGGAAAGGAATCACACTTCCCACGTAATGGGCAATTCCACTTCTTTAGGTGCAGAGCCTCAGTCATGACTGAGGAACTCTGAAGAGTTGCAGGACACTTCCAGCAGACAAACTGCTCTACATTTAAGAACATAgtgaagaaaaatgcagaattataTCCTAAGTCCATTTATGAAGGTTTTGTCCAAGGCTttgttttcttggctttttcttcagaaaaggtgatgtgagaaaaaaatgcaaagatgtGATTCATCACAAATTCtgtctaaaaaaaaattaaatagtgtTAATTTAATCCCTCAAGGCAATATTTGGATTATTATTACTAAAGCTACTTTATAAGTGGTATTACTAACTGATGACTAAGTAACAAAAATTGCTCTTTAACCATCCCTGAATTAAAGAACAGACTAGAAGCATCTATTTGCTACCATTTATCTAAAAAGGATGTAGCAGACCTATACTTTACTCTGTAGACTGTGTAATACAAATATTTGCTACatggaaataattatttctcaTTGTCTAGGTCTTCTGACAGCTTCTGACAGCTTCTCATGTGAATAAATTGTCTTTTGCATGAAGCTGACAGCTACCTCACCAGAAAGTGATGGTAGCTGTATCAAGAAATAAGTGTCTGGAGTAAGGCTGCCCAAtgagaaagtagaaaaaaataattttactttattgAACAAAACATTTGCAGTGTAGCCCTGCGTTGGTGAACTTCCCTTAGCAGCCTGCTGTTGTTTCAATCCTTAACAGGATTCAGATTGTAAGAATTCATTATGACACATTTCTGGGAAtaatcaaaacaacaaaattacaCTAAAGTCAGAATTCCTATGTTGTAACCTCACTACACAAGTTTGTTTCTTAATTAAAAGTTAGAGGTTCACAAAACAGACATTCACACAAGGACCTACTTCTGCACACTTTAATTTAAGCCAGTTCTCAAGTAGCACTGTCATTATTAAGCTCTCCAGATATCTGTTGTCTCCCAACACTCTCATCTGAGCTCTACAGAGTACTCTCTGTCTCACttcaattttttaaagcatcattATGTTTAATTCACAGGAAAACACTGAGACAATGAGAATGAAGTTGCTTGGGTGCAGAACAAGGACCAGGCTGCCTGACTCTCAATGTAATAACATTAAGATACAAACTTTCTTCAGCCAGCCAGGTTTCTAGGAACAGAGCAATGGATGAGAGACTTCCAGTTCTAAGGACATTATTGTCCTTCAGCACTAGCACCCTTTTAATCTAGCTTTATAGTAAAAGGCAGCATAAAGATTATAAAGTTTGTGCTACCTTGCTTCTAACATCTCTACTGTAACAACCATGATTCACAATGCTTTTGCTTCAGAATAACTGACAGAACTGACTGACATTTACTCAGCAGGAGTCTTCCCATGGGGTTCTCTTAGTCTTTGATTCTTTCACAATATCCAGAAACATGAATGCAAAAGATACAAAGAATACagtctcttttttaaaaaatcattacaaGATCAACagttaaaaacagaaaagccaTACAGGCTGTATACTTATGAAGATTAGAATCCATAACAGAAACAATGTTTTCATTCTTGCACCAGAAAACACTCATTGCTCGAGTAATTTGTCAAACAGAATTCTAGTCACAGCACAAGGCTGTGGGACAATCAGAGACTACaagttgtttcttttccctACACAGCTAATAAAGATAGATACCCAGAAATAATTACAACATACAAGAGTGGCTTGTTATCTTCTGGGTCATCATCTTCCACTTCCAGAAGCCAGCCATATCCTCTCTGTCTTAGGAATGTAGTTGCAGTAGATTCTTTGATGAATTCTCCTCCAAGATTCAGCTTAACATCTGGAGTTGTTATGGAGCCACTAAGATctaaagaaaaagggagaaaaatatagACCTTCTTATGTCTTGCCAAAAGccatttgattttaaaagtaCTGGAAGATACACAACAAACATAGGAAGCTACTTGTGTTGGTCATGACCATAAAACAGTCAAAGTTACAAAAGAAAGTTATACTTTCACAGATACATAATTTGAAAGTGTACTGATGGTTTTGTTGCAATAGTAACAATGTTGGGTTAGGCCTCAAATaccaggttttagcttttaggTGGGACTCTTGTTTTATGACACAGTGTTGTGGTACAACAGAAAAGCTTCCATTTGTGCTTCATCATTAAGTGTTTGAAGGCACAAAAGGAGGACACCAATGACAGTCTCACCATGCTATACATTGTggattatttataatttttttctgatcatACTCTACCTCTTTTGGCACCCATTTTTTAATAGTGGCATTGTTTCAGCCAAAACCACTCTCTGCTTTTATGtcaaatttttcataaaaggaaaaaatttgaaGATGTTTTAATTCATAGTCTGCCTTTAATGCAGCTGAAAAAGTTAGAGAAAGAATGCTATCATAGATCCTTAGGCTCTAGACAATTAGAAGTTAAACAGTTATACAACTTCTCTTTGATATACTATGATCTTTCTCTACCACAGTACtaagcaaaacaaagaacaatTTATCTATGTTCTGGTTGGTTTTGGCAAAATTGccaataaatattaattttttgcccattttatTCAGTTATATatggacagaaaataaaaaatagtataggaaaataaattaagcaacttgatgaaagaaaaagatacaCAAGAAGGGAGTAATTATTTCTTTAGGAAATAATGGATTTCCATTATCtgctaagaaagaaaaatccaaacagaaatGTGTAAATATTTTGCACAAGCTTGTTATAAATATATTGAGAGGTAAAGAAAGTATCTTTTGTCTTATCATCATTGTGTGCTTTTCACACATTAAAGCTCCTCAGCACAAATTTCCCAGAACACCTAACTACAGCAAGTACTTCTGAAACACTCACAGAGGCACGTCTGGCCACGTTTGTAGATTACATTTGCAACATCCACTTTGGAAATATTACAGTGTCATAGAAACAACTTGTACAGCAACAGAATCTCAATGTCTTCAGCCAACATTGATCATTCAGTATCGCAGTTAATTCAACAGAATTGTCCTTCCCAGACCAGCTTGCTGGGCCACTCAGATTCCAGCTTCTCCACAAAAGCTTTTCAACTATTTCATAATCATGAGAGTTACTGATCCACTCCTTTGATTCTTGGAACACCATCTGCACAGGACCCTGGTAAAGATCACTGTAACTTAAAGCAGGAATTTCTCTTTGCTCTTCCCAATCCCAGCACGCACACACCATTCTCACCAGACTCAAGCAAAGCcttcctctgctgtttacagaggggggaaaaaagaaaaatcttaatgCCTTAATCAAGCTGACACCTCAGAAGTTTTCTCTTGATTGGGGAACCCTCAtgttattaatatataatatatattgtcTTAATAACAttaacattatatatatatatataaacatatatatatataatgttatTATTTGTTTCTGCTACAAGATAACACTTTTTTGCAAGGAGTGCTACTCTGTGCATAAATGCAGGAGTCAAAAGAAGCAAGCACAGCAGTCCCACCAGCCAtgtatttctcctttctcaGGGACCACTAACAATCCATCCTGAGGCATGGAAACTTCTACACAAGTTGTATTTACCAAGACTTCTTTAAGCAGTCCATGGATACCTGCAACCACATTTTTGAATTATAAAATCTAATAACATGACCTTAAGTCTGTTTTGCAAGACAAAAGCTGCAGAAACCGAGGGGAAAAGGGATTGGTCACCTCCTCTTCTTTGAATGAGATGTTTAACTGCAGGGCAACTGGCAAATCCGCCAAGAACTGATGACATTGGTGGTTCCTAGTGAGAATCTGGGTGTCTTCATTGCTATTGTCTCAGGCTGAACACAACAGAAGCAAACCCAAAGTCTCTCAGATACCTCATTTCAACAAAGCATTGTAGAAAACCAGCTTTCAAAACAGTCTTGACgcttaattttgaaaaaagaaaacagtacaagaagcaaaaccccaaacagaaGGCTCTTTCTACTCTGTCTGGTGACCTAATTGTGAAcatctctccagctttcttccATACAGCTCCCACAGAAATAAGGTGGGGAAACAGTACAGCtcatttttagttttttcatatggattgggatttgggaaacaTGCAAAAATTAGAGTGCTATGCATagtatttcaattttaaaatatcaagatgcttaattttgcttattttttctttgctagGGTAGGTCTATCCAGCACTTTAAGGACAGGACTACACTTGAACACACAGGAGATCACATCTTGCTTGTGTTCATAAAAAACACAGAGCCAAGTGTGATTCAACACAACCTACCAGAAAGGTGGTTTTACTGGATTGGGTTCAGCATTGCCCAACAAATACTTCCAGAGAAGAAGCAGAGAGCTTCTGCTCAGAGATAGATGGATCCTTTTTCAGGCCAaggtgaaaaagaagaaaaaaccaaaacaaaggaaaactaaccagcaaaaaaaaaaaaaaacctcagcaacaaaaaaacccacagctaCAACAGTACTGTTGGCTTGTGTTTCTTTTCAGAAGGACTGTGAAGTTCACTAAAGAACAGGTATTCTACAGTAATTTCTCTATTTCAGCAATTCCTTTCCAGGGTGGGACACATGAGTGAGGATTTATATGATTCCTTAGCCGCAATTTTAAGAGTAACTAAATCCACACATGGAAATAGAATCCTTGTTATTTAAATGGGTAGAGACCAAAAAAACATTCTCCAACAAAGTAAGTTTGCACGATGTTGACTCCTGCATGTTCATTTTTGAAGTCTGAAGGCACATCCTCACGGCACgctggcacagcactgctgtttgTGCAGCAGTCTGGCACAGGCCATGCTTCGCTCCCTAAATGACACACACGGCCTCCTTTTCTGCTCCATGACTGTGCCGCAGTGAGACACGGCGCAGACACTTCGGCACATTACAGCAAACGTGAGCAACGACACAAGCTTCGGTAGGACAACAGAGCGGCCTCCAGCAGCTCGGGAGCCAGAGGAGCGGGCAGTGACAGTGCTCACGGCTATGTCACCCAGCCGGGACACTCGGCCCcggctcccagagcagctgcacgCGGAGGGCACGGCCGCCTTTgccacgctgctgctgctgctgctcccgtGACGCGGACGCGGCAGCGGCCCCAGGGCAGCGGCCAGCTCGGCCACCCCGCTCCGCCCCCAGCCACGACACCAACCGCGGGGCCGGCGGCAcggagagcagggaagggccCTGCTGTCTCCGCGGCCCGGGAGCGGCCCGTTCCCCCggggcccggcccagcccctgcctcgGGACAGCGAGCGCGGCCctgcccgcggccccgcgcTCACCTTCGGCGTCCGCCGAGGAGACGAAGGTGAAGTCCCCGCTGCTGGGCGCGTAGAGCGGCGGCTGCTGAGCGCCCGGGGGCTGCATCTCCCCGCCCtccgcggggctgcggggccggcgAGAGGCGAGCGGCTACCGGGGCCTGGGGCCTCCCGCGTCCCtcctgcggcggcggcggcggcggcaccgagCCCAGAGCGCAGCCGCCTCACGGGGCGACAACAAACGGCGCCGCCGCTGCCATTGGCTGCTCGCAAGGCGCGGCCGCACTGGCCGCCAGTGCCCCAGCGCTGAGTGGATCCCGGAGCTTCCCGGGAGTGAGGTCACTTCCACTCCGCCGCCAAGCTCCTCCCGGGGGCcgaacttcccttcccttcccttcccttcccttcccttcccttccctccctccctccctccccttcccttcccttccttcccttccttcctccctccctccctcccttcccttccttccttccttccttccttccttccttccttccttccttccttccttccttccttccttccttccttccttccttccttccttccttccttccttccttccttccttccttccttccttccttccttccttccttccttccttccttccttccttccttcctctcctccctccctccctccctccccctcccctgaAGAAATTCTAAAATAATACAGTTGAGATGTTGCCAATCCCTGTTATAATAAAAAGACAAACACTGGCTCTgtttgtggtctctgctttgaACACTCGGAAAGTGGGACCTCACTTTTCCTGTGTTCAATGACTTAGCAGAAAAGCTCCCAGACAGGGTAAATCCATCCCTTGGTTCCCTACTAAATACCAACCGTTATTCTGAGAGGACACACTTTTTGCCTGACATCTCGAGGAAACAGGCTTAAATGTGGCATTCGTGCTACATACATTTGATTCCATTTCATACATAGATCTCATTAAGTGCCATgagatataaatataaatgtattataAATTGGAAAAGTTGCAGGTCCAGAAATAGCATTCGAACAGTGGTTTGATGTACAGAAggaactttctttttcatatatACCCCATTAAAGGAAATCTGCAAGGTCCATCACTAAAAATTTTTAACAAGTAAagcccaatttttttttaaggaaagaacaTGACTCCAAGTTCCTACTTTGCCATATCCAAGGATCACTCAAATTTGCATGTATATCAAATACAATTCGGGTTCAGATTCTCTGTAGACATTTTACAACAATTATCAGTTTCTTTGCAGTAGAGGAAAAAATCACCCATATTTGCACATAAcctatttttaaatcaaaaattGTCTTAAGAGTACAAAATGCCCCTACAGATACTTGTATTGtcagattttcccttttaaaaggTGAGCAGTCAATACATCCGTTAAGAACACCTCATTTTCTTAGCTTTTTCTTATGTGGTACAAGATCTTTGCAATAggcttctttctcttttttcagttaCAGCCAGCCTGTCAGAATTCAAGGAGCTTTTGGATAATACTTTTAGTCATACAGTTTTCTGCAAGGAGGTGGAATTGGACCTGTTTATCCTTTTGGATCCCTTCAATTTGAGACATTCCATGAGTCTATTATTATATTTAACTACAGTGCTATGAGTGTGCTGtttcctgttgctgctgggaTGTCTTGAATGCTTCTGGAATCTGCCCTCCAGAGGATGCCAGACAGGTCTATTATTGGACAAATTTCAAATAatgaaatcatagaattatGGAACCATTTAAGCTGGAAAAGACACATCAGATCAAGTCTAACCATTACCTTAACACCACTAAGTCCACCACTCAA
Above is a genomic segment from Zonotrichia leucophrys gambelii isolate GWCS_2022_RI chromosome 3, RI_Zleu_2.0, whole genome shotgun sequence containing:
- the YIPF4 gene encoding protein YIPF4, whose protein sequence is MQPPGAQQPPLYAPSSGDFTFVSSADAEDLSGSITTPDVKLNLGGEFIKESTATTFLRQRGYGWLLEVEDDDPEDNKPLLEELDIDLKDIYYKIRCVLMPMPSLGFNRQVVRDNPDFWGPLAVVLFFSMISLYGQFKVVSWIITIWIFGSLTIFLLARVLGGEVAYGQVLGVIGYSLLPLIVIAPVLLVVGSFEVVSTLIKLFGVFWAAYSAASLLVGEEFKTKKPLLIYPIFLLYIYFLSLYTGV